One Hydrogenophaga crassostreae genomic region harbors:
- a CDS encoding enoyl-CoA hydratase, producing the protein MSDILVHTEDGITTLTFNRPDKKNSITSAMYAVLADGLEAAQTDDAVRCVVFQGNEAVFSAGNDIGDFLNNPPATGESPVYRFMRALSGFTKPVLAAVCGPAVGIGTTLLLHCDLVYAGDNAAFSMPFVNLGLCPEFSSSLLVPQMMGYHRAAEALLLGEPFMAEAALEVGLVNRVLPPTEAAGYAQAVARRLAAKPISALVETKRLMKQGQSQKVATVMAEEGESFGRMLREPAAREAFGAFMERRKPDFSRV; encoded by the coding sequence ATGAGCGATATCCTCGTCCACACCGAAGACGGCATCACCACCCTGACCTTCAACCGTCCAGACAAAAAGAATTCCATCACCTCGGCCATGTACGCCGTCCTGGCCGATGGCCTCGAAGCCGCGCAGACCGATGATGCCGTGCGCTGCGTGGTGTTCCAGGGCAACGAAGCCGTGTTCAGCGCGGGCAATGACATCGGCGATTTCCTCAACAACCCGCCCGCCACCGGTGAGTCGCCGGTTTACCGCTTCATGCGTGCGCTGTCGGGTTTCACCAAACCCGTGCTGGCCGCCGTGTGTGGCCCGGCCGTGGGCATTGGTACCACCCTGTTGCTGCATTGCGATCTGGTTTATGCGGGCGACAACGCGGCTTTCTCGATGCCGTTCGTCAATCTGGGGCTGTGTCCCGAGTTTTCCTCCAGCCTGCTGGTGCCGCAGATGATGGGTTACCACCGTGCCGCCGAAGCCCTCTTGCTGGGCGAACCTTTCATGGCCGAAGCCGCGCTGGAAGTGGGGCTGGTGAACCGCGTATTGCCGCCTACGGAGGCGGCGGGTTACGCGCAGGCCGTGGCGCGCCGCCTGGCGGCCAAGCCGATCTCGGCACTGGTGGAAACCAAGCGTTTGATGAAGCAGGGCCAGAGCCAGAAGGTGGCGACGGTCATGGCCGAAGAGGGTGAAAGTTTTGGCCGCATGCTGCGTGAACCCGCAGCCCGCGAAGCCTTTGGTGCCTTCATGGAGCGCCGCAAGCCCGATTTTTCCAGGGTCTGA
- a CDS encoding patatin-like phospholipase family protein → MIHPSLPILSSRQSPLGRFQVWLLIGLTALSLTGQAHATSLAPAPDGIAAPLAHRPRIGLVLSGGGARGFAHVGVLKALEEARVPVDFIVGTSMGAIIGGLYASGMNADELERELVGVDWGDLFDRREPRQLLSQRRKEEDFEFAPMLQMGFRDGEFRLPSGAVSSRSLEMLLRRYTLTTRHLASFNGLPTPFRAIATNMETGKAVVLDRGDLAAALRASMSVPGVFSPLEVDGQILGDGGLVDNLPVSVARSMGADIIIAVNIGTPLAGRETLGTVLGVTAQMVNILTEQNVQASIATLTPKDLLLAPELGKLTSGDFDRAPELVKIGHTYAASVRQALRVYAAPEAEYATWQTQRIAQTLANSARVGSLKEVQFEGVSAERAERLREMLDMPLDQPVSVKQIEGDLQELAAMGDYERVDYRLDNQGAPGEEALVVSLRENDWGPNYLRIGMDLQTDFEGRSAFNLRLSHNRHWLTEGGAEWRNRIQVGETMGLYSEIYQPWGSRGQGFAAAYIDADLKRLELYNLNGDLAAIGRRQTVQVGADLGLPLDRLGRFGDLRLGSFANARRAVPELVSAGLVDEGVTVASESWREIGLRARVTSDQLDYANFPSSGYRTDAELAIGRLYNNGESNRFTRLNATATGVHSWGPHTLNASLRVGMASDIPVGAIDEYSLGGFQQLSGYRVGQVAGNYLTFGRLTYYQRLPWQGGVVRALFAGGSLEIGNAWADRSDMSLKDLRSGSSLFVGTDTGLGPLYLSVVHAPKGYTGLYLFLGRP, encoded by the coding sequence ATGATCCACCCAAGCCTTCCGATTTTGTCCTCCCGCCAGTCACCCTTGGGGCGATTTCAAGTGTGGCTGCTGATCGGGCTCACTGCACTGAGCCTGACCGGACAGGCGCATGCGACCAGCCTGGCGCCAGCGCCCGACGGCATCGCCGCGCCCCTCGCCCACCGCCCCAGGATCGGCCTGGTCCTCTCCGGCGGCGGCGCGCGCGGTTTCGCTCACGTAGGGGTGCTCAAGGCACTGGAAGAAGCCCGGGTGCCGGTGGACTTCATCGTCGGCACCTCCATGGGTGCCATCATCGGCGGCCTGTACGCCAGCGGCATGAATGCCGATGAGCTGGAGCGCGAACTGGTTGGTGTTGACTGGGGCGATCTGTTTGACCGCCGGGAACCGAGGCAATTGCTGTCGCAGCGGCGCAAGGAAGAAGATTTCGAATTTGCGCCCATGCTGCAAATGGGTTTTCGCGATGGCGAGTTCAGACTGCCCTCGGGTGCCGTGTCATCGCGTTCGCTGGAAATGCTGCTGCGCCGCTACACGCTGACCACACGCCACCTCGCCAGCTTCAACGGCTTGCCCACCCCGTTTCGCGCCATTGCAACCAACATGGAAACCGGCAAGGCGGTGGTGCTCGATCGCGGCGACCTGGCGGCCGCCTTGCGCGCCAGCATGTCCGTGCCAGGCGTTTTTTCACCGCTGGAAGTGGATGGCCAGATCCTCGGCGATGGCGGTCTCGTCGACAACCTGCCGGTCAGCGTCGCGCGCAGCATGGGTGCAGACATCATCATTGCCGTCAACATCGGGACCCCGCTGGCGGGCCGCGAGACCCTGGGCACGGTATTGGGCGTCACGGCCCAGATGGTCAACATCCTGACCGAACAGAACGTTCAGGCCAGCATCGCAACGCTCACACCAAAAGACCTGTTGCTGGCGCCTGAACTGGGCAAGCTCACCTCGGGCGACTTCGACCGCGCGCCAGAGCTGGTGAAGATTGGCCATACCTACGCTGCGTCGGTGCGCCAGGCCCTGCGCGTTTACGCAGCGCCAGAGGCCGAGTACGCCACCTGGCAAACCCAGCGCATCGCTCAGACGCTGGCCAACTCGGCCCGGGTCGGCTCGCTGAAAGAGGTGCAGTTCGAAGGAGTCAGCGCCGAACGCGCCGAACGCCTGCGCGAGATGCTCGACATGCCCCTGGATCAGCCGGTGAGCGTGAAGCAGATCGAGGGCGACTTGCAGGAACTCGCCGCCATGGGCGACTACGAACGGGTGGACTACCGGCTCGACAACCAGGGGGCGCCTGGCGAGGAGGCCCTGGTGGTGAGCCTGCGTGAAAACGACTGGGGTCCCAACTACCTGCGCATCGGCATGGACCTGCAAACCGACTTCGAAGGCCGGTCTGCGTTCAACCTGCGCCTGAGCCACAACCGCCACTGGCTCACAGAAGGCGGAGCCGAATGGCGCAACCGGATCCAGGTGGGCGAGACCATGGGGCTCTACTCCGAGATCTACCAGCCTTGGGGCTCCAGAGGGCAAGGTTTTGCTGCCGCCTACATCGACGCAGACCTGAAGCGCCTGGAGCTGTACAACCTCAATGGCGACCTGGCCGCCATTGGCCGGCGCCAGACGGTGCAGGTGGGTGCCGACCTCGGCTTGCCGCTGGACCGTCTGGGCCGGTTTGGCGACCTGCGGCTGGGCAGCTTTGCCAACGCGCGCCGTGCCGTGCCCGAACTGGTGTCTGCCGGTCTGGTGGATGAGGGTGTGACCGTGGCCTCGGAAAGCTGGCGCGAGATCGGGTTGCGCGCGCGGGTCACGTCCGACCAGCTGGACTACGCGAATTTTCCATCCAGCGGCTACCGCACAGATGCCGAACTCGCCATAGGCCGTCTTTACAACAACGGGGAAAGCAACCGCTTCACCCGCCTCAACGCCACAGCGACCGGCGTGCACAGCTGGGGACCCCACACGCTCAATGCATCCCTTCGGGTCGGCATGGCCAGCGACATCCCCGTGGGGGCGATTGACGAGTACTCCCTGGGTGGGTTCCAGCAACTCTCGGGTTACCGCGTCGGCCAGGTGGCCGGCAACTACCTCACGTTCGGCCGCCTCACCTACTACCAGCGCCTGCCCTGGCAAGGTGGCGTGGTGCGGGCCCTTTTTGCCGGTGGCTCACTCGAGATCGGCAACGCATGGGCCGACCGCAGCGACATGAGCTTGAAAGACCTGCGCAGCGGCTCCAGCCTGTTTGTGGGCACCGACACCGGTCTCGGTCCGCTCTACCTGAGCGTGGTGCATGCGCCCAAGGGCTACACGGGTCTGTACCTGTTCCTGGGTCGCCCCTAG